Part of the Streptomyces sp. FXJ1.172 genome, ATGGTCACCTACGGAAAACCGTGGATGATCGCTCTCGGTGTCGGATTCGTCTGCGTCTCGGTCGGCGTCACGGTCCTGGTTCGGACGCAGTCCAGGAACGCGAACGTGCGTGCGCGGCGCCGCCAGCACAGCCGGTATGTCGAGTACCTCACCGACATCCGGCGTCAGGCCCGGGAGTCCGCGGCGGCCCAGCGCGCGGTCAACGCCTTCCTGTACCCCAGCCCGCAGCGGTTGTGGGCCATCGCGACCACGGCACCGCGCCGGATCTGGGAGCGCAGGCCGTCCGACGCGGACTTCCTGAGGCTCCGGCTCGGCCTCGGCCGCGGGGAGCCGGCGCTGCGCATCAGCCTCGGCAAACGAGGTGACCCCACGGCGGAGTACGACCCGGCGGCCTACCGCCTCGCCGCGAAACTGACCGGTGATTACGCGACCGTCAACCTCCAGCCGGCCTGGATCGACCTGGCGAACACCGGTGTGCTCAGCCTGCTCGGACCCCAAGAGCGCACCGGTGACCTGGCCGGGGCGCTGCTGACGCAACTGGCCGTGCTGCACGCCCCCGACGACGTCCAGGTCGCGGCTCTGCTCACGGCTGAAGACCGCTCCTGGTCCTGGGTCAAGTGGCTTCCCCACGCCCGTCAACCGGGCAGGGCCGGAATCGTTCCCGTGGTGGCGACGAGCCTCGACGGCATCGCGGACGTCCTTCAGTCCCATGTCGACCGCGTCCGCGCGGAGCGTGCGGAACGGTCCGGCAGCCTGACCGGACTGCGTGGGGACGTCAAGGCAACCCGTCATCTCGTGGTGGTGCTCGACGGCTACCTTCCGGAAGCGGACTGGGCGCGTCTGCCGCTCGTGGCCGATCTGCTCTCCGAAGCGGGCGCCGGGACCGGCATCCATGTCGTCTGCCTGGTCACCAAGGAGAGCGAGGAGCCGAGCCGGGTGGACGCCCGCGCGCGGGTGGACTCCGACGGCAACCTCACCCTGGAGACCCGCTATTCCGCCCTGATCCATTCCGTCACGGACGCGGTGGCCGACGTGTGCCCGCCGCGGATGGGCGGACAGGTGGCGCGGGCGCTGACCCCGCTGAGGCTTTCGGGCGAGCGCGAACAGGTACTCTCCCGCGCCGTCGCGCTCCCCGCGATGCTCGGGGTGGACGATCTCGGGGTGTTCGATCCCACCCTCCTGTGGCGGGAACCCGACGACGAGGCGCTGCTGCGCGCGCCGATCGGTGTCACCGGTGAAGGTGCCCCTCTGGTGCTCGACCTCAAGGAGTCGGCTCTCGGCGGCTTCGGCCCGCACGGGCTCGTCGTCGGCGCGACCGGTTCCGGCAAGAGCGAACTGCTGCGCACCCTCGTCACCGGCCTGACCATGACTCATGCCCCGGAGCAGCTCAGCTTCGTGCTGGTGGACTTCAAGGGCGGCGCCACTTTCGCAGGCGTGACCGAACTCCCGCACGTGGCCGGTCTCATCACTAACCTCGCCGACGATCTGGCCCTGGTGGACCGGGTCCGCGCGGCACTGCAGGGCGAGCAACAGCGCCGGCAGCAGATGCTGCGCGACGCGGGCAACGTGGACTCTGTCCGCGAGTACCAGATTCTGCACGCGCAGGGCGGCACGGACATCAACGGACGACCGCTGGAGCCGATGCCCTATCTGGTGATCGTCGTGGACGAGTTCGGTGAACTGCTGACCCAGCGATCGGATTTCATCGATCTCTTCGTGCAGATCGGACGGGTCGGCCGAAGCCTGGGCATGCACCTGCTGCTGGCCACCCAGCGGCTGGAGGAGGGTCGCCTGCGCGGTCTGGACTCGCATCTGTCCTACCGGATCTGCCTTCGCACGTTCAGCCCTCAGGAGTCCCGCACGGTCATCGGGACGCCGGATGCCTACCGGCTGCCGTCGATCCCCGGCTCCGCCTATTTCAAAGTCGACGAGAGCATCTACGAGCGCTTCCGGGTGGCTCACGTCTCCGGTGCCTACCAGGAGAAGACTGGCGAGGCGGAACGTGCGTCCGGGCCGGTGCCGGACCCCGTACCGTTCGGCCTGCGCACCGCGGAAGAGGCCAAGGCCGAGGAGACCGACGAGACCGAACCCGCGGTCGCCCTCTCGCGACCCGGGCCGGGCCAGCGCACCGAGATGCAGGTGGCCGTGGCACAGCTGATGGTGCACGGCAACCCCGTGCACCAGGTGTGGCTGCCGCCGCTTCCGCCGGCGGTGGAACTCGACTCCATTCTGGGGCCGGTCCGCTCGAGTGCCGAACGCGGATTCCACTCCCAGGTGTGGCCGAGCGGTGGCAACCTGATGTTCCCGGTCGGAGTGGTGGACCTGCCGGCCCGGCAGGAGCAGCGGGCCATGATGCTCGACCTGTCCGGACCCCAAGGACATCTGGTCGTGGTCGGCGCTCCGCAGTCCGGCAAGAGCACCTTGCTGCGTTCGCTCATGATGAGTGCGATGCTCACGCACACCCCTGACGAGCTGCAGTTCCTGGGCATCGACTTCGGCGGCGGCACACTGATGGGCTTGGAGCCCGCCCCGCATGTGTCCGGCATCACGACCAGGCATGACGAAGCTCGTACCCGGCGCGCATTGTCCGTGGTCAGCCAGTTGGTGGGCGAGCGGGAGCGGCTCTTCCAGGAGCTCCGGATCGACTCCGCGTCCGACTTTCGCCGGATACGGGACGAGAACGCTCTGCCCGACGGCGTCAACGGCGCCGACGTGGTTCTGGTCATCGACAACTGGGCCGCCTTGCGCGCAGGTGTGGAGGAGGCCGAGGAGATCGTGCACGACATCGCGGTACGTGGTCTCGGCGTGGGCGTCCATCTGGTGATCACGGCCAACCGCTGGGGCGAGTTGCGAGCCGGCCTGCGGGACAACATCACCGGCCGTCTGGAGCTGCGGCTCAACGAGCCCGGCGAATCGGAGATCTCCCGGCCGATGGCCCGGCAACTGCACGCCGTCCCGCCCGGCCGCGGTCTCGTGCCGCCCGGCAACGTCTTTCACGGCGCGCTGCCGCGGCTGGACGGTGTGGCATCGACCGACAACCTCACCAAGGCGCAGGCCATGGTGGTCAACGAGCTGGCCACCTGCTGGCACGGGACCAGCGCCGCGCCACTGCGCGTACTCGCGGAACACATCACCCCGGAAGAACTGGACCGGGCCTGTGCAACAGGCCTTCCCGGCGGAACGGCCGGGCTGCCCATCGGCGCCGTACCGATCGGCATCCGGGAGTTCGATCTGGGCCCCGCGACGCTCGACCTGGAATCCCACGGGCCCCACTTCCTGGTGTTCGGCGATTCCGGGGCGGGCAAGACCACGTTCCTGCGCTCATGGATGCGCGGCATGGCCGAACGCCGGTCAGCCTGGGACGTCCGCTTCATCGTCGTCGACTACCGGCGGGGACTCTTCGGCGCGGTGCCCGAGGACTACATCGGTGCGCAGGCCGGGGACGCCGATGTCGCTGCCGCTTACGTCGAGCAGGTCGTGGACAAACTCAAGGAACGGATGCCTCCCGCGGACATCACCCCGCGCGAACTGAAGGAGCGCAGCTGGTGGAGCGGCCCCGAGCTGTACCTGGTCGTGGACGACTACGACCTGGTGGCCGGTAGCGGCACGAGCGGACGTGGTCCGCTGGCGGCCGTGAACAACTATCTCGTCCAGGCGGCCGACATCGGCTTCCATGTGGTGCTCGCCCGGCGAAGCGGTGGAATCGGCCGCGCGCTGACGTCCGATCCGCTGGTCAGCCGAATGCGCGAACTGGGCTCCGGCGGCCTGATCCTGTCCGGTGATCCACGCGAGGGAACAGTGCTCGCGGACCAGCGTGCCCAACGTCTGCCTCCCGGGCGCGGCATTCTCGTCTCCCGCCACGAGGGTGCCTCTCTCATTCAGACGGTGCAGGACACCACCGGTTCGTAGCCGCTCAGGTCCACGCCGCAACGCCGCACGAAACGAACGAACAGTGGGCAGCCTCCGCTCGGGCGGCCCACACGCGAAGGGCATAGCCGATGACTGACTTCGACGTCTCTCCCATCTACGACCTGGGCAACGGGTGGATCGCCACTGGCGACAGGCTGGAGGAGTACGCGGCGAATCTGTTGCTCGACGTGTCCGGAATGCGTTCGGCGTGGACCGGTAAGGCGAGTCAGGCGGCTTATGACGCCTTCACGAGTCCCAAGGGCGTCGGCTACGTCCTGACGGCGGCGGCCCAGACGGCGTGGAAGGTCGGTGAGGCGATCAACATCTACGCCGAGGAGTTGCAGAAGGCCGTCGAGCAGATCGACAGGCAACGCGTCATCGCGTCCCTCATCGGCGCGTTCGAGTCCATCCTGAGTCTGGCGACGTTGGCGCTGGGAGTCTATCTGGGTCCCTTGCTCGAAGAGGTAAGTGTGATCATCGAAGGGCTCGTCAAAGCGCTGGATGAGGCAAAGGGGATCATCAGCACAATATGGCAAGCCGCCAAATTCACGACCAACGAGGTGAGCGTCGCGGCCAAGTCGATCACCGCCGCTGCCGGCGACATCCTGTCAGGGCTCAACAATCCGGCGATCGCCAATATCTGGAAGGTCGCTTCCTACACAGGTGAGGCAGTGATCGTCGGCGGTGGCTCGACGGTCGGCTTCGATGTGAGTGCTCAGGCGATAGCCGCGGCAATCACGCATACACCCTTGAAAATCGACTGGGCGTCCGAGGCCATGAACGCGGGCATGGGCACCCTGTTGGCTGCCGGCGGCATGGAGGCACCGCATCTCAAGCCTCTGCGTGGCGGGTCGGAGTTGGAACCGAAGACAGGCGGGACGGTGTCGGTGAACGTCCCGGCCGAAGCCAAGCCGTCCACACCGGGTTTCACCGATCCGCACCCGACGGAACTCCCCGGGAACAGCGTTCCCACCCTCGGAGAGATCACTCCGCCGCGCACCACGCTTCAGTCGGACGGCGCGCCATCGGCGCTTCACGTCGGCGGTGTGAACGAAGCAGCCGCGCCGCCACGGGCAAGTGCCGGCAACACGGGCGGGATCACCGCTCGACCGGACAGCGGGCAGCCGCAGTCGGCGGTCGTCACCACTTCCGGCAAGTCCGGAGGATCGCCGGTTCTCGGTGATCCGTCACCCGTCGTGGGTCGTCCCCAGACCTCCGATCCGCGTCCAACGCTCGAGGGCGAGGGCGGGGGCGGCGCCCACGGCGAAGTAACGGGATCCGTGACACCCACCCAAGCGAAGCCGGGGGCGTTCCTGGACGGTCCGCCCCGTGGCGCCTCGGCGGATGGAACCGCGAGCCCGGCAACCCCGTTGTCGACCGACGCAAGCACCGGTGCCGGTGCCGGTGGCAGTGTCGGTGGCGGCACCCGTGTGGAGCCGGTTGCTGCCGGCGGTGACGGTGGCGCCCGTGCGGTGACGGGCGCGTCGCGGTCCACCGCGGAGGGCGGTGCCGATGGTGGTGCGCGTGCGGTGGCCGGTGGCGGCATACGTGTGGAGGCCGGTGCCGGTGACAAGGTCCGCAACGTTGCAGATGCTTCGGCTACGGCTGGTACGCCGCGGTCCACTGGTGGGCAGGTAGGCACCGGGGGAAGGGGACGGGACGCTTCGGGTGCGGACGTAAGCCGTGGCACGGCCGATGAGGCACGTGGCGGGCGCCGTGGGACGGGTGCGTCGTCGGCACAGGAATCCGCGGATGAGCTGTCT contains:
- the eccCa gene encoding type VII secretion protein EccCa; the protein is MPEQNVALAAPPQKVKENQASNWLYMLLPLLSSVSMAAYMVTYGKPWMIALGVGFVCVSVGVTVLVRTQSRNANVRARRRQHSRYVEYLTDIRRQARESAAAQRAVNAFLYPSPQRLWAIATTAPRRIWERRPSDADFLRLRLGLGRGEPALRISLGKRGDPTAEYDPAAYRLAAKLTGDYATVNLQPAWIDLANTGVLSLLGPQERTGDLAGALLTQLAVLHAPDDVQVAALLTAEDRSWSWVKWLPHARQPGRAGIVPVVATSLDGIADVLQSHVDRVRAERAERSGSLTGLRGDVKATRHLVVVLDGYLPEADWARLPLVADLLSEAGAGTGIHVVCLVTKESEEPSRVDARARVDSDGNLTLETRYSALIHSVTDAVADVCPPRMGGQVARALTPLRLSGEREQVLSRAVALPAMLGVDDLGVFDPTLLWREPDDEALLRAPIGVTGEGAPLVLDLKESALGGFGPHGLVVGATGSGKSELLRTLVTGLTMTHAPEQLSFVLVDFKGGATFAGVTELPHVAGLITNLADDLALVDRVRAALQGEQQRRQQMLRDAGNVDSVREYQILHAQGGTDINGRPLEPMPYLVIVVDEFGELLTQRSDFIDLFVQIGRVGRSLGMHLLLATQRLEEGRLRGLDSHLSYRICLRTFSPQESRTVIGTPDAYRLPSIPGSAYFKVDESIYERFRVAHVSGAYQEKTGEAERASGPVPDPVPFGLRTAEEAKAEETDETEPAVALSRPGPGQRTEMQVAVAQLMVHGNPVHQVWLPPLPPAVELDSILGPVRSSAERGFHSQVWPSGGNLMFPVGVVDLPARQEQRAMMLDLSGPQGHLVVVGAPQSGKSTLLRSLMMSAMLTHTPDELQFLGIDFGGGTLMGLEPAPHVSGITTRHDEARTRRALSVVSQLVGERERLFQELRIDSASDFRRIRDENALPDGVNGADVVLVIDNWAALRAGVEEAEEIVHDIAVRGLGVGVHLVITANRWGELRAGLRDNITGRLELRLNEPGESEISRPMARQLHAVPPGRGLVPPGNVFHGALPRLDGVASTDNLTKAQAMVVNELATCWHGTSAAPLRVLAEHITPEELDRACATGLPGGTAGLPIGAVPIGIREFDLGPATLDLESHGPHFLVFGDSGAGKTTFLRSWMRGMAERRSAWDVRFIVVDYRRGLFGAVPEDYIGAQAGDADVAAAYVEQVVDKLKERMPPADITPRELKERSWWSGPELYLVVDDYDLVAGSGTSGRGPLAAVNNYLVQAADIGFHVVLARRSGGIGRALTSDPLVSRMRELGSGGLILSGDPREGTVLADQRAQRLPPGRGILVSRHEGASLIQTVQDTTGS